A window from Candidatus Polarisedimenticolaceae bacterium encodes these proteins:
- a CDS encoding O-antigen ligase family protein translates to MQVILLILLGVTPLAFVPGGYDAFEPHKVGIVLTGAALLASMSLGRLFAAGLDRGFGAALRGAAARCYDSLRLDPAGAAVLLFLLSSAASTIASIRPELSLHGSSARPAGFLVAAAMTTLFFASRRASDSPRWLERVAAVVTLAAGSASVYALLQLTGHDPFHWLGGATFDGSTRVPGPLGHPNSLGAYLAMALPLTLLTVARARTAAGRLAALLVSALALFVLAATLSRGAWIGAAAAGAAFLAIRATGTRPAEAPAQTRRRRLVLLAAAAIVFLLPLATPLGSGFVTRLKQVADLQAPTTRSRVELWGIALGMMSDHPLLGVGTDAYGAAFISYRTPAFSRIEWNATTDRAHNEVLQIAATQGGVGLVAALLVGFLVLRACLRVSRRIEPDAATAAAVVGASLAAWAASSAVGFSVAATGSLAAALAGWVAGRSRSIEPETGEGAAAPANARPAPAPASTLAAQAAAAILLGAIWTALVLPSWRASFAGGRALAEPDSSPRRVTGLERAVSLSPWDD, encoded by the coding sequence ATGCAGGTCATTCTCCTCATTCTTCTCGGCGTCACGCCGCTGGCGTTCGTTCCTGGGGGCTACGACGCGTTCGAACCCCACAAGGTCGGCATCGTTCTGACCGGCGCCGCGCTCCTCGCGTCGATGTCGCTCGGACGACTCTTCGCGGCGGGCCTCGACCGGGGATTCGGGGCCGCCCTCCGGGGCGCCGCGGCCCGCTGCTACGACTCGCTGCGACTGGATCCGGCGGGCGCCGCGGTCCTGCTCTTCCTCCTCTCGTCCGCGGCCTCCACGATCGCCTCGATCCGTCCCGAACTGAGCCTGCACGGCTCCTCGGCGCGGCCGGCCGGATTCCTGGTCGCCGCGGCGATGACGACGCTCTTCTTCGCGTCGCGCCGCGCGTCGGACTCGCCGCGGTGGCTCGAGCGCGTGGCCGCTGTCGTGACGCTGGCGGCCGGTTCGGCATCCGTCTACGCGCTCCTTCAGCTCACCGGGCACGACCCCTTCCACTGGCTCGGCGGCGCGACGTTCGACGGCAGCACGCGAGTCCCGGGTCCCCTGGGACATCCGAATTCGCTGGGCGCCTACCTCGCGATGGCGCTTCCCTTGACGCTCCTGACGGTCGCGCGCGCGCGCACGGCCGCGGGCCGCCTCGCGGCGCTCCTCGTCTCCGCCCTCGCGCTCTTCGTCCTCGCCGCCACCCTCTCGCGCGGGGCCTGGATCGGCGCGGCCGCGGCGGGGGCGGCTTTCCTGGCGATCCGCGCGACGGGGACCCGGCCCGCCGAGGCCCCCGCGCAAACGCGACGGCGACGGCTCGTCCTCCTCGCGGCGGCGGCGATCGTCTTCCTCCTCCCTCTCGCGACGCCCCTCGGTTCGGGATTCGTCACGCGATTGAAGCAGGTCGCCGACCTCCAGGCGCCGACGACGAGATCGCGCGTCGAGCTCTGGGGCATCGCGCTCGGCATGATGTCCGACCACCCGCTCCTCGGCGTCGGCACCGACGCGTACGGGGCCGCCTTCATCTCGTATCGGACCCCCGCCTTCTCGCGGATCGAGTGGAACGCGACGACGGATCGGGCGCACAACGAGGTGCTGCAGATCGCGGCCACCCAGGGGGGGGTCGGTCTTGTCGCTGCGCTCCTGGTGGGATTCCTCGTCCTTCGCGCCTGCCTCCGGGTCTCGAGGCGAATCGAGCCCGACGCGGCCACGGCCGCCGCCGTCGTGGGGGCCTCGCTGGCGGCGTGGGCGGCCTCGAGCGCGGTCGGTTTCTCGGTGGCGGCGACGGGGTCGCTCGCGGCCGCGCTCGCCGGCTGGGTCGCGGGGCGCTCCCGCTCCATCGAGCCGGAGACGGGCGAGGGGGCCGCGGCTCCGGCGAACGCCCGCCCGGCTCCGGCTCCGGCGTCGACTCTCGCCGCGCAGGCGGCGGCCGCGATTCTCTTGGGCGCGATCTGGACGGCGCTCGTCCTGCCG